CATCTGCTGATGGCCCTTGAGCACCGAGGTGAACGTGTAGTTGACCGAGAGCATGAAGGCTATGGAGACGAGTGCCGCCGAGATGGTGATGGGGAGGTGACGCCCCTTGGACTTGAACATAAGCAGCACACAGTAGACAAGCGCGACGGCTATGACCGCAAGGAAGAATATGAGACCCGGGATCTCAAGATTGACAAGGGTGAGAAGCGATGCCAGCACGCCGCTCCCAACAAACCAAAGGAAGACGTTGCGCGCGGCATCAATATCCCTGCAATAGATGGCGAGCATCGCCACTACAAGGACCATTATCATTATGAAGACCGCAGCCTGCCCCACAGGAATGCCGAGGAGAAGGGAGCCTGTGAATTTGACTTCGACCACGAAGAAGACTACGGCGCAAAGCGCGGCGAGGAGCACAAGTCCGCTCATGCCTTCACGGTAGAGGACAAAAAAGAGCGACATGTACACGAGTGCGGAGCCTGTCTCGTCCTGCCCCAGGATGAGGAGCACAGGCAGGAAGATGATCAGGAGGGCTCGGGCGTAATTCTTGCGTGAGGCGTTGAGCGTGAAGTTGTAGCTTGAAAAGAGCTTGGCAAGGCACAGGGCTGTGGCAAACTTTCCGAACTCCGCAGGCTGAAGGCTCATAGGTCCTATCTTCAGCCATGAATGGGAGCCTTTGATGTCGGGGGCAATGAATATGGTGACCAGCAGCAAGAGCAGCAATCCGGCATATATGACGTAGGCATAATTCTCGTAGACGCGCACATCTATGAGCAGGATGACCAGTCCCATAGCCAATGACAGTCCTATCCAACGGAACTGCTTGCCGGAGAATTCGGCAAAGCTGAGCATGTTGGCATGGTCGAAATCGTAGCTTGCGGCGTAGATGCTCACCATCCCAAGCCCGACGAGGATGATGTAGAGCACTACCGTGAACCAGTCGA
The sequence above is drawn from the Duncaniella freteri genome and encodes:
- the rodA gene encoding rod shape-determining protein RodA; this encodes MQQNETSASVFKYVDWFTVVLYIILVGLGMVSIYAASYDFDHANMLSFAEFSGKQFRWIGLSLAMGLVILLIDVRVYENYAYVIYAGLLLLLLVTIFIAPDIKGSHSWLKIGPMSLQPAEFGKFATALCLAKLFSSYNFTLNASRKNYARALLIIFLPVLLILGQDETGSALVYMSLFFVLYREGMSGLVLLAALCAVVFFVVEVKFTGSLLLGIPVGQAAVFIMIMVLVVAMLAIYCRDIDAARNVFLWFVGSGVLASLLTLVNLEIPGLIFFLAVIAVALVYCVLLMFKSKGRHLPITISAALVSIAFMLSVNYTFTSVLKGHQQMRIKVALGIEDDLQGAGYNVNQSKIAIGSGGMWGKGFLNGTQTKLKYVPEQHTDFIYCTIGEEEGFVGASAVLLLFVVLILRVLALAERQPTVFGRVYAYCVASYFIFHIAINIGMVIGLCPVIGIPLPFFSYGGSSLWGFTFLVFILLRIDASRRERSF